The following are from one region of the Thermoproteus uzoniensis 768-20 genome:
- a CDS encoding pyrroline-5-carboxylate reductase family protein yields MGIIGLGKLGSALGLRLRERGYRVIGSVKTYRSLERASKLGFEVHLDNNLVVDKSDVVFLSVKPYNVAEVAIKTDKPVVSFVAGVPLARISGLSTRPYRAMTNIGLTAIAVSGEYDEGIDNLLKSLAPVVLWVEEKLLDPLTVVLGSGPALVAKLLRAYVEAAVNVGVPWDLAKSIASGLFSTAPQLVERLGYDGVVEAVATPGGTTIRAITRMAGLEGLLATAVEEAVARLIPKS; encoded by the coding sequence GTGGGGATTATAGGTCTGGGCAAGCTGGGCTCCGCGCTCGGGCTGAGGCTTAGGGAGAGGGGATATAGGGTAATTGGGTCTGTCAAAACCTATAGATCCCTCGAGAGGGCCTCCAAGCTGGGCTTCGAGGTTCACCTAGACAACAACCTCGTGGTCGACAAGAGCGACGTGGTGTTCCTCTCGGTCAAGCCCTACAACGTGGCCGAGGTGGCAATAAAGACGGACAAGCCCGTGGTGTCCTTCGTCGCCGGGGTGCCTCTGGCGAGGATCTCGGGCCTATCTACGAGGCCCTACAGAGCCATGACAAATATAGGCCTCACCGCCATTGCGGTGTCCGGCGAATACGACGAGGGGATAGACAATTTGCTCAAATCGCTGGCCCCCGTAGTTCTGTGGGTAGAGGAGAAACTGCTCGATCCCCTAACGGTGGTGTTGGGTAGCGGCCCCGCGCTGGTGGCGAAGCTCCTCCGCGCATATGTGGAGGCCGCGGTGAACGTGGGAGTGCCCTGGGATCTAGCCAAAAGCATAGCTTCGGGCCTGTTCTCGACGGCCCCCCAGCTCGTCGAGAGGCTCGGATACGACGGCGTAGTGGAGGCCGTGGCCACGCCGGGCGGCACCACGATAAGGGCGATAACCAGAATGGCGGGCTTGGAAGGCCTTCTAGCTACTGCGGTTGAGGAGGCCGTGGCCAGGCTAATACCCAAGTCTTGA
- a CDS encoding flavin reductase family protein has product MYAEYKGKFYRPLHPRPTVVVVSKCPDGKINAMPASWNTPVSEEPPTIAVAVDRSAYTFQCLEHSGEATINVVPADMADLAYALGSVSGRDVDKVSAFGLKLLPSDVVEAPGLDGSIAVYEARVTAKLDIGEVRLYVFEVLKVKVAQGLVDEWGPVLDKTNLLLHGAGRVFYRVDPRKIWAKKPAGRP; this is encoded by the coding sequence ATGTACGCCGAGTATAAGGGCAAGTTCTACAGACCGCTCCACCCGAGGCCCACCGTCGTCGTGGTCTCCAAATGCCCCGACGGCAAGATAAACGCCATGCCGGCCAGCTGGAACACGCCCGTCTCCGAGGAGCCCCCCACGATAGCCGTGGCGGTGGACAGATCGGCCTACACGTTCCAATGTCTAGAACACTCAGGAGAGGCCACGATAAACGTAGTGCCCGCCGACATGGCCGACTTGGCCTACGCCCTAGGATCTGTCAGCGGCAGAGACGTGGATAAAGTTTCGGCGTTCGGGCTCAAGCTGTTGCCCAGCGACGTCGTCGAGGCGCCGGGGCTCGACGGCTCTATTGCGGTATACGAGGCCAGGGTAACTGCGAAGTTAGACATCGGCGAGGTGAGGCTCTACGTCTTCGAGGTGCTTAAAGTCAAGGTAGCGCAGGGGCTTGTCGACGAATGGGGGCCCGTTCTCGACAAGACGAACTTGTTGCTCCACGGAGCGGGCAGAGTCTTCTATAGAGTAGATCCAAGAAAGATATGGGCCAAAAAGCCGGCGGGCCGCCCGTAG
- a CDS encoding DegT/DnrJ/EryC1/StrS family aminotransferase produces MLAIFGGKPVRERPIAARPLVYSPEIIKDIEEVLRSGALVSTHGKWVKAFEEELAKFVGVKYAYATTSGTTALHLALKALGVGPGDEVITTPFTFAASATAVLHANAVPVFADIDRETLNLDPASVESKITDKTKAVVVVHLAGHPAEMDAFMKLADRYGIYIVEDVAQALGAEYRGRRAGSMGHMSAFSFYATKHITGGEGGAVATDVAAYAERARLIRAHGETEKYWYEILGYNYRMTELQGLLLYHELRRFDEFQRAREEYVKALLDGLSGLEGEGLLAVPRPKPYVKHSWHLVQVLLSVERLSKPRDFVVDALRSEGIGNVSVAYPVPLYRTPLFQRMEGHGRGCPWSCPFYGRKVSYERLPNAEWAAERVVSLLVLPNLTAEDAADTAKAFEKVLRELRR; encoded by the coding sequence ATGCTGGCCATATTTGGGGGCAAGCCCGTCCGCGAGAGGCCTATAGCGGCTAGGCCTCTGGTCTACAGCCCCGAGATCATTAAGGATATCGAGGAGGTGTTGAGGTCTGGGGCGCTTGTGTCGACGCACGGCAAGTGGGTTAAGGCGTTTGAGGAGGAGTTGGCTAAGTTCGTGGGGGTTAAATACGCCTATGCGACGACCAGCGGGACCACGGCGCTCCACCTGGCGCTTAAGGCTCTGGGCGTCGGGCCTGGGGACGAGGTGATAACTACGCCTTTCACCTTCGCCGCGTCGGCCACTGCCGTCCTGCACGCCAACGCGGTCCCCGTATTCGCCGATATAGACCGCGAGACTCTGAACTTGGACCCGGCGTCTGTCGAGTCGAAGATTACGGACAAGACGAAGGCGGTCGTGGTGGTTCACCTTGCGGGCCACCCGGCGGAGATGGACGCCTTCATGAAGCTGGCCGATAGATACGGCATATATATAGTCGAGGACGTGGCGCAAGCTCTGGGCGCCGAGTACAGAGGCCGGAGGGCCGGCTCCATGGGCCACATGTCGGCTTTCAGCTTCTACGCGACCAAGCACATAACTGGGGGCGAGGGCGGCGCTGTGGCGACCGACGTGGCGGCCTACGCCGAGAGGGCCCGCCTCATTAGGGCGCACGGCGAGACCGAGAAGTATTGGTACGAGATCCTCGGCTACAACTACAGAATGACGGAGTTGCAGGGGCTGTTGCTGTACCACGAGCTGAGGAGGTTCGACGAGTTCCAGAGGGCTAGGGAGGAGTACGTCAAGGCGCTTCTCGACGGGCTGTCGGGCCTCGAGGGGGAGGGCCTCCTCGCGGTGCCTAGGCCCAAGCCCTACGTGAAACACAGCTGGCACCTCGTCCAGGTGCTCCTGTCCGTGGAGCGCCTCAGCAAGCCGCGCGACTTCGTGGTGGACGCGCTCAGGAGCGAGGGAATAGGCAACGTGTCTGTGGCGTACCCCGTGCCGCTGTACAGGACTCCCCTCTTCCAGAGGATGGAGGGGCACGGGAGGGGCTGTCCCTGGAGCTGTCCCTTCTACGGCCGCAAGGTGTCTTACGAGAGGTTGCCCAACGCCGAGTGGGCCGCCGAGAGGGTCGTGTCTCTCTTGGTCTTACCCAACCTCACCGCCGAGGACGCGGCGGATACGGCCAAGGCCTTCGAGAAGGTCCTGCGGGAGCTAAGGCGCTGA
- a CDS encoding DNA-directed RNA polymerase subunit K: MESKLSPPELVDRIEKLIQALRSALVDRSLYPPRLTRFEVARVVAARALQLAMGAQPLVDINSLGTKDPVLIAMEEFRQGKLNFSIVRQLPDGKTVKLELKDLLELEKLLRA, from the coding sequence ATGGAGAGTAAGCTTTCTCCTCCAGAGCTTGTCGATAGAATCGAGAAGCTCATCCAAGCTCTCAGATCCGCCTTGGTGGACAGATCTCTCTACCCGCCGAGGTTGACGAGGTTCGAGGTGGCCAGAGTCGTCGCGGCCCGCGCGCTACAGCTGGCCATGGGCGCCCAGCCTCTAGTGGACATAAACTCGCTCGGCACGAAGGACCCCGTCTTGATCGCCATGGAGGAGTTCAGACAAGGCAAGCTGAACTTCTCGATAGTCAGACAGCTCCCCGACGGGAAGACCGTCAAGCTCGAGCTGAAGGACCTCCTGGAGCTTGAGAAGTTGCTTCGCGCTTGA
- a CDS encoding TFIIB-type zinc finger domain-containing protein encodes MSLIVELGVCPVCGGRDLSLNSEGLVVCRSCGTVLGPAVAAGPSASKKPADYLPLEGGTEYDWRDVRGIVTPKFKIYRAIAKRPGNRISAEVERLGSYLGLPKVCIHTGEALAARVGRAGDVEYAAAAILFVSCRLAKIYADHVFKGYDIRRLARGALWVQRTAGVSMPPPPPKYFMFKIAEDLGVDKGVVKNALDILRLIMPVVGRGKIAQAAAFLLSARAHGYKLEPKDVANAAMISEKSFLEVLEEIDAAFRPLSRGRDRLRRS; translated from the coding sequence GTGAGCCTCATAGTCGAGCTCGGCGTGTGTCCGGTCTGCGGAGGGCGCGACCTCTCGCTGAACTCCGAAGGCCTCGTCGTGTGCAGGAGCTGCGGGACCGTGCTGGGGCCGGCTGTTGCGGCGGGGCCCTCCGCCTCGAAGAAGCCCGCGGACTATCTGCCTCTTGAGGGCGGGACCGAGTACGATTGGAGAGACGTGAGAGGTATAGTAACGCCGAAGTTCAAGATCTATAGAGCTATCGCCAAGAGGCCGGGCAACAGGATCTCCGCCGAGGTGGAGAGGCTCGGCTCGTACTTGGGCTTGCCCAAGGTCTGTATACATACGGGGGAGGCGCTGGCGGCGCGCGTGGGCAGAGCCGGCGACGTGGAGTACGCCGCCGCCGCGATCCTGTTCGTATCTTGCAGGCTCGCCAAGATATACGCCGATCATGTGTTTAAGGGCTACGACATTCGCCGTCTCGCCAGGGGGGCTTTGTGGGTCCAGAGGACGGCGGGGGTCTCGATGCCGCCGCCTCCGCCTAAATACTTCATGTTCAAAATCGCGGAGGATCTAGGCGTTGATAAGGGCGTCGTCAAAAACGCGCTGGATATCCTTCGCCTGATAATGCCGGTTGTCGGACGGGGCAAGATAGCCCAGGCCGCGGCTTTTCTACTCTCAGCAAGGGCGCACGGATACAAGCTAGAGCCCAAGGACGTGGCCAACGCGGCGATGATTTCCGAAAAGTCGTTTCTGGAGGTCCTCGAGGAGATAGACGCGGCTTTCAGACCTTTAAGTCGAGGGAGAGACCGTCTAAGACGATCTTGA
- a CDS encoding alcohol dehydrogenase catalytic domain-containing protein yields MKAYMARGPGAELELVEVERPRPGPGKALVRVKAAGICYRDYLAWTGWQRVKFPTVPGHEYAGVVEEVGPGISSVSPGDRVAGMMYEYCGECEYCRSGRENLCKNKKVFGEDLWGAFAEYIVADAKSLVKIPDNVDFAAASFAACVLSTLVRAARRTGIGQGHLVVVTGASGGVGIHALQIAKAYGAKTVGVTRPEKAEYVAKYADYVVARQDFADEVKKMGYADVVIETVGGPTIGQSARALKPGGKIALIGNVDPNPQQIQLGLYILKEIDVLPVLQGTRADLAEALRLLSEGKVRPVYTLHKFAELPRLLAEMPKAKHVGRQVVEV; encoded by the coding sequence ATGAAGGCGTACATGGCGCGCGGCCCCGGCGCCGAGCTCGAGCTCGTAGAGGTCGAGAGGCCTAGGCCGGGTCCGGGAAAGGCCCTCGTGAGGGTGAAGGCGGCGGGGATATGCTATAGGGACTATCTGGCTTGGACCGGGTGGCAGAGGGTGAAGTTCCCCACAGTTCCGGGCCACGAATATGCCGGCGTGGTCGAGGAGGTGGGCCCCGGAATCTCGTCGGTGTCGCCCGGCGATCGTGTGGCCGGCATGATGTACGAGTATTGCGGTGAGTGCGAGTATTGCAGATCCGGGCGGGAAAATCTATGTAAAAACAAGAAGGTGTTCGGCGAAGATCTGTGGGGCGCCTTCGCCGAATATATAGTGGCCGACGCTAAGTCTTTGGTCAAGATCCCCGACAACGTCGACTTCGCCGCCGCGTCTTTCGCCGCCTGCGTCCTCTCGACTCTCGTAAGGGCGGCTAGGAGGACGGGGATAGGACAAGGCCACCTCGTCGTGGTGACGGGCGCGTCGGGCGGCGTGGGGATCCACGCGTTGCAGATAGCGAAGGCCTACGGGGCAAAAACCGTCGGCGTGACTAGGCCGGAGAAGGCCGAATACGTGGCCAAATACGCCGACTACGTGGTGGCGAGACAAGACTTCGCCGACGAGGTGAAGAAGATGGGCTATGCCGACGTTGTCATCGAGACGGTCGGAGGCCCCACCATAGGCCAATCCGCAAGGGCGCTGAAGCCCGGGGGCAAGATCGCCCTAATAGGCAACGTTGACCCCAATCCGCAACAGATTCAGCTGGGGCTTTACATACTTAAGGAGATAGACGTGTTGCCAGTGCTACAGGGCACGAGAGCCGATCTAGCGGAGGCGTTGAGGCTCTTGTCGGAGGGCAAGGTGAGGCCCGTGTACACTCTCCATAAGTTCGCCGAGTTGCCGCGGTTGCTGGCCGAGATGCCTAAGGCGAAACACGTAGGGAGGCAAGTGGTGGAGGTCTAG
- a CDS encoding metal-sulfur cluster assembly factor, translating into MEQSGNGVVFKTNLPPEKVKQLVEILRNIYDPEIPINVYDLGLIREITLGEDGTLKIVMTLTAVGCPVSSSLANEVGLAVQSVVPEAKDVEVDVDFERPWDPTQMTPEGREMFKAIYGYDIVEQYLKQQQELAQ; encoded by the coding sequence ATGGAGCAGAGCGGAAACGGGGTGGTCTTCAAGACAAATCTGCCTCCCGAGAAGGTCAAGCAACTGGTGGAGATACTGCGAAATATCTACGACCCGGAGATACCCATAAACGTGTACGACCTCGGCCTTATTCGGGAGATTACTTTAGGCGAGGACGGGACGTTGAAGATAGTCATGACCCTAACGGCGGTCGGCTGTCCGGTGTCCTCCTCGCTCGCGAACGAGGTGGGCCTCGCGGTGCAGTCTGTCGTGCCCGAGGCGAAGGACGTCGAGGTGGATGTGGACTTCGAGAGGCCGTGGGACCCCACTCAGATGACGCCCGAGGGCAGGGAGATGTTTAAGGCCATTTACGGGTACGACATAGTGGAGCAGTACCTCAAGCAACAACAGGAGCTCGCCCAGTGA
- a CDS encoding signal peptidase I: MGEAEKWIQDVFVFAAILFAVFFAAKYVLHVSWPFAVVSSWSMMPDLRVGDFVVLKGAGSCPNVGDVVVYVASPPFPPGEWIIHRVIAVGPGCSLATKGDNSITNPISDQQYGEPPVTPDNVVGKAALVVPYIGVFPLIVRPQSAAGSGLWLMRLGVFLMLIAAYYAAFKRL; the protein is encoded by the coding sequence ATGGGCGAGGCCGAGAAGTGGATACAAGACGTCTTCGTATTCGCGGCGATACTCTTCGCCGTGTTCTTCGCGGCGAAATACGTGCTCCACGTCTCTTGGCCCTTCGCAGTTGTCTCCTCGTGGTCCATGATGCCCGACCTCCGCGTAGGCGATTTCGTGGTCTTGAAGGGGGCAGGAAGCTGTCCGAACGTCGGCGACGTGGTCGTCTACGTCGCGTCGCCCCCCTTCCCGCCCGGCGAATGGATAATACATAGAGTGATCGCCGTAGGGCCCGGCTGCTCTCTGGCAACTAAGGGCGACAACTCCATAACCAACCCCATATCAGATCAGCAATACGGCGAGCCGCCCGTGACTCCCGACAACGTAGTGGGCAAGGCCGCGTTGGTGGTGCCCTACATAGGGGTGTTCCCCCTCATAGTCAGGCCGCAGAGCGCCGCCGGCTCCGGGCTCTGGCTGATGAGGCTCGGCGTATTCCTTATGCTTATAGCGGCCTACTACGCGGCGTTCAAACGCCTATAG
- a CDS encoding TatD family hydrolase encodes MRVFDNHAHANELTGLGAVEVARRFKRAGGAGIIFVSLLTWSIGGAPGDRGWVEKLYEHTVKNSEAARGQGLISGAVVGVHPAECVKLRESGWGEEEVEAFMRWTVDLAARYVAEGRAVGFGEYGRPHWDVGPDVVALCNRVLEYVVARARDVGAVVHLHLERRGEETVRSVAEIARRANARPGTVVMHHVEPRVAPLAKELGLVPSVPVGRRGEFEEALGLEPIYVVESDYIDDNRRPGAVIPPWSLANKIRRAVERGLASESYFDQIYRNTESLYDVLLHSSV; translated from the coding sequence GTGAGGGTCTTCGACAACCACGCACACGCCAACGAGCTGACGGGGCTCGGCGCGGTCGAGGTGGCGAGGCGCTTCAAGAGGGCCGGAGGCGCCGGCATAATCTTCGTCTCGCTCCTGACGTGGTCCATAGGTGGGGCCCCGGGCGACAGAGGCTGGGTCGAAAAGCTCTACGAACACACGGTAAAGAACAGCGAGGCGGCGAGGGGGCAAGGCCTTATCTCCGGCGCCGTGGTGGGGGTGCATCCGGCCGAGTGCGTCAAGCTGAGGGAGTCGGGCTGGGGCGAGGAGGAGGTCGAGGCCTTCATGAGGTGGACCGTGGATCTAGCCGCCAGGTACGTGGCCGAGGGGAGGGCCGTGGGCTTCGGCGAGTACGGGAGGCCGCATTGGGACGTCGGGCCCGACGTAGTCGCGCTGTGCAATAGGGTGTTGGAGTACGTCGTCGCCAGAGCCCGCGACGTGGGGGCCGTGGTCCACCTGCACCTAGAGCGTCGAGGGGAGGAGACGGTGAGGAGCGTCGCCGAAATAGCGCGCCGCGCCAACGCGAGGCCCGGCACCGTGGTCATGCACCACGTGGAGCCGCGCGTCGCGCCTCTGGCCAAGGAGCTCGGCCTGGTCCCGTCCGTGCCTGTCGGGAGGCGGGGCGAGTTCGAGGAGGCGCTGGGGCTGGAGCCAATATACGTCGTCGAGAGCGACTACATAGACGACAACAGGAGGCCGGGCGCCGTGATACCTCCCTGGAGCCTCGCCAACAAGATAAGGAGGGCTGTGGAGAGGGGGCTCGCCTCGGAGAGCTATTTCGACCAGATCTATAGAAATACGGAGTCTCTATACGACGTGTTATTACACAGCTCCGTGTAA
- a CDS encoding prephenate dehydrogenase gives MTAVGIVGGGRMGLWLKREISRLYRAAVYDIDRAKSDVGTLDELVELSDVIIVAVGFKEAGDVVKSLSGLDVCGRLVLDIATFKKYVLPAYASLPDCALAATAHPMFGPGADTIRGRKVVVMEVPGKSGADRARAFFESLGASVVEGSVEEHERFVKYTIGLSYAVGLALARIYAERWPLVEKYGGTSFRYLSVYAFSLLGDAAAPLYAEEAGEAVDEFIKALKEKGKPPAPPVDPDEAYRLFYEALSRLGY, from the coding sequence ATGACGGCCGTCGGAATAGTGGGGGGCGGCCGCATGGGTCTTTGGCTTAAGAGGGAGATCTCCAGGCTGTACCGAGCCGCGGTGTACGACATAGATAGGGCCAAAAGCGACGTGGGGACCCTCGACGAGCTCGTCGAGTTGAGCGACGTGATTATAGTGGCCGTGGGCTTCAAGGAGGCCGGAGACGTGGTCAAGTCCCTCTCGGGGCTGGACGTCTGCGGTAGGCTGGTCCTCGACATAGCGACGTTCAAAAAATATGTATTGCCGGCGTACGCCTCGCTCCCCGACTGCGCGTTGGCGGCCACGGCGCACCCCATGTTCGGGCCCGGCGCCGACACTATAAGAGGTAGGAAGGTCGTAGTCATGGAGGTCCCGGGCAAGAGCGGGGCCGATAGGGCGCGCGCCTTCTTCGAGAGCCTAGGCGCGTCGGTCGTGGAGGGATCTGTCGAGGAGCACGAGCGCTTTGTTAAGTACACCATAGGGCTGAGCTACGCCGTCGGCCTCGCGCTCGCGAGGATATACGCCGAGCGCTGGCCGCTCGTCGAAAAGTACGGAGGCACTTCTTTCCGCTACCTCTCCGTCTACGCCTTCTCGCTTCTGGGAGACGCCGCGGCGCCTCTATACGCGGAGGAGGCCGGCGAGGCCGTCGACGAGTTCATAAAGGCGTTGAAGGAAAAGGGGAAGCCCCCCGCGCCGCCTGTAGATCCCGACGAGGCCTACCGCCTCTTCTACGAGGCGTTGTCAAGACTTGGGTATTAG
- a CDS encoding phosphoribosyltransferase: MPKVPVKVVKWDEIVSWARRLAENIRSSGWSPDVVVAIARGGYVPARLLCDFLGVQDLLSVQVVHWPGAAQVAEKAYVKYGLSVDLSGKNVLVMDDIVDTGDSVVLAKEVVERCCRPKSVKTAALQVITSTTKFVPDYYAVEVRDWYWYQYPWTALEDMSSFIVRMLREEKQQLWTLDRLMEKFVEWYGNELLEERFLYFREALERLKRDGVLKPMDCGGQTCYKYGQ; the protein is encoded by the coding sequence GTGCCGAAGGTGCCTGTCAAGGTGGTCAAGTGGGACGAGATAGTGTCGTGGGCGAGGAGGCTTGCCGAGAATATAAGGTCCAGCGGCTGGTCGCCCGACGTGGTAGTGGCCATAGCTAGAGGCGGCTACGTCCCGGCGAGGCTCCTCTGCGACTTCCTAGGCGTCCAGGACCTCCTCAGCGTCCAGGTCGTGCACTGGCCGGGCGCGGCGCAAGTCGCCGAGAAGGCCTACGTCAAGTACGGGCTCTCCGTCGACCTCTCAGGCAAGAACGTCCTCGTCATGGACGACATAGTGGACACGGGCGACAGCGTCGTCTTGGCGAAGGAGGTCGTGGAGAGGTGCTGTAGGCCGAAGTCCGTCAAGACCGCGGCTCTTCAAGTAATCACGAGCACCACTAAGTTCGTGCCGGACTACTACGCCGTGGAGGTGCGCGACTGGTACTGGTACCAATACCCGTGGACGGCCCTCGAGGATATGTCGAGCTTTATAGTGCGTATGTTGAGGGAGGAGAAACAGCAGCTGTGGACTTTGGACAGACTAATGGAGAAGTTCGTGGAGTGGTACGGCAACGAGCTCCTCGAGGAGAGGTTCCTGTATTTCAGAGAGGCGCTGGAGCGGCTCAAGAGAGACGGCGTCTTGAAGCCGATGGACTGCGGGGGGCAGACCTGCTACAAGTACGGCCAGTGA
- the thsA gene encoding thermosome subunit alpha: MAQAPRAGGVPVMILKEGSQRTTGEDARRSNIQAAKVISEILATSLGPRGMDKMLIDAFGDVTITGDGAAILKEMEIQHPAAKLLIEVAKAQDAEVGDGTTTVVVLAGRLLTAAEELLEEGIHPTIIIDGFKKASDFAAKVAEEIARPIQLTKEEMARVVINALSSKIVSEAKDYLAGIAVDAAFQAVEQRNGTPYLDLDWIKIEKKKGKSLYETQLVQGIVLDKEVVHPGMPKRIENAKIAVLDAPLEIEKPEWTTKISVSSPDQIKAFLDQEADILKKYVDHLAEIGANVVITQKGIDEVAQHFLAKRGIMAVRRVKRSDIEKLARATGARIITSIKDAKAEDLGSAGLVEERKVGEEKMVFVEKVQNPKAVTILVRGGSDRVLDEVERSMQDALHVARDLFRMPKIVPGGGAFEMELARRVREFARKLPGKEQLAALKFADALEGIPTILALTAGLDPVDAIAELRRRHDNGEVSAGVDVLNGKVADMAALNVWDPLLVKQNVLRSATEAAIMVLRIDDIIAAGAPKKEEKKGEKKEEEGESKTD; this comes from the coding sequence ATGGCACAAGCTCCAAGAGCTGGCGGAGTTCCGGTAATGATCCTGAAGGAGGGATCCCAGCGCACCACTGGCGAGGACGCCAGGCGTTCGAACATACAAGCGGCCAAGGTCATCTCCGAGATCCTCGCCACGTCTCTCGGCCCCCGCGGCATGGACAAGATGTTGATCGACGCCTTCGGCGACGTGACCATCACCGGCGACGGCGCCGCTATATTGAAAGAGATGGAGATACAGCACCCCGCGGCTAAACTGCTCATAGAGGTCGCCAAGGCCCAAGACGCCGAGGTCGGCGACGGCACCACCACCGTGGTGGTCCTTGCCGGGAGGCTTCTGACAGCCGCCGAGGAGCTTCTAGAGGAGGGCATACACCCGACTATAATAATCGACGGCTTCAAGAAGGCGTCGGACTTCGCGGCCAAGGTTGCCGAGGAGATCGCTAGGCCCATACAGCTGACCAAGGAGGAGATGGCCAGAGTCGTCATAAACGCGCTGAGCAGCAAGATAGTCTCTGAGGCCAAGGACTACCTGGCCGGCATAGCCGTAGACGCGGCGTTCCAAGCCGTGGAGCAGAGGAACGGCACGCCCTACCTCGATCTGGACTGGATCAAGATAGAGAAGAAGAAGGGCAAGTCGCTGTACGAGACGCAACTGGTGCAGGGCATCGTCCTCGACAAGGAGGTCGTCCACCCCGGCATGCCGAAGCGCATCGAGAACGCCAAGATCGCCGTGCTCGACGCCCCTCTGGAGATCGAGAAGCCCGAGTGGACGACTAAGATCAGCGTCAGCTCCCCCGACCAGATAAAGGCCTTCCTGGACCAAGAGGCCGACATACTCAAGAAATACGTCGACCATCTGGCCGAGATAGGCGCCAACGTGGTGATCACCCAGAAGGGCATAGACGAGGTGGCCCAGCACTTCTTGGCCAAACGCGGCATCATGGCCGTGAGGCGCGTGAAGCGCTCCGACATAGAGAAGCTGGCTAGGGCCACGGGCGCCCGCATAATAACCAGCATTAAGGACGCCAAGGCCGAGGATCTGGGCTCCGCCGGGCTGGTCGAGGAGAGGAAAGTCGGCGAGGAGAAGATGGTGTTCGTGGAGAAGGTGCAGAACCCGAAGGCCGTCACTATTCTGGTGAGAGGCGGTAGCGACCGCGTGCTCGACGAGGTGGAGAGGTCGATGCAGGACGCCCTGCACGTGGCTAGGGACTTGTTCAGAATGCCCAAGATAGTGCCGGGCGGCGGCGCCTTCGAGATGGAGCTGGCCAGGAGGGTTAGGGAGTTCGCCAGGAAGCTCCCCGGCAAGGAGCAGCTGGCCGCCCTCAAGTTCGCCGACGCCCTCGAGGGCATACCCACAATACTGGCGCTGACGGCTGGCCTCGACCCGGTCGACGCCATAGCCGAGCTGAGGCGCAGGCACGACAACGGCGAGGTGTCTGCCGGCGTCGACGTCTTGAACGGCAAGGTGGCCGACATGGCCGCCCTCAACGTCTGGGATCCGTTGCTGGTGAAGCAGAACGTGCTGAGGTCCGCCACGGAGGCCGCCATAATGGTGCTCCGCATAGACGACATCATAGCCGCCGGCGCCCCGAAGAAGGAGGAGAAGAAGGGCGAGAAGAAGGAGGAAGAGGGCGAGAGCAAGACCGACTAA
- a CDS encoding phosphoribosyltransferase family protein, giving the protein MERLEKVRLQLDGVNVLRSVKRLLGLTYKELSSLLGLPESVLSRYYTGDMLPSVETASEIVERLFAEYPLDKILSKTLRVYETYVDLTATYNPDLWTLYSIYITKKFGGLKIDKVLTAAVDGIPLAVAVAQRFEAPLVVAKQYKEPGAKSLEVSYIKGNRVVSLYVPQGLLAKGDSVLIIDDVVRTGKTIRALADLAEAAGSRVAAAAALLAFRGFSEKFEFPVDIVLTI; this is encoded by the coding sequence GTGGAGCGGCTTGAGAAGGTCAGACTACAGCTGGACGGGGTTAACGTGCTGAGATCCGTCAAGAGGTTGCTGGGCTTGACGTACAAGGAGCTCTCGTCTCTGTTAGGCCTACCCGAGAGCGTGCTCTCGCGCTACTACACAGGCGATATGTTGCCCTCTGTCGAGACGGCGTCCGAGATCGTCGAGAGGCTCTTCGCCGAATATCCGCTGGACAAGATACTCTCCAAGACGTTGCGCGTGTACGAGACCTACGTCGACCTCACGGCGACGTACAACCCAGATCTCTGGACGCTCTACTCCATATATATAACCAAGAAGTTCGGGGGCTTGAAGATCGACAAGGTGCTCACGGCTGCTGTCGACGGCATACCCCTTGCGGTGGCCGTGGCGCAGAGGTTCGAGGCGCCGCTGGTAGTGGCGAAGCAGTACAAGGAGCCTGGAGCCAAGAGCTTGGAGGTGTCCTACATAAAGGGCAATAGAGTCGTGTCGCTGTACGTGCCGCAGGGCCTTCTGGCCAAGGGCGACTCGGTGCTCATAATCGACGACGTGGTTAGGACAGGCAAGACTATAAGGGCGTTGGCGGATCTGGCCGAGGCGGCCGGTAGCAGGGTCGCGGCGGCGGCCGCCCTCCTCGCCTTTAGGGGATTCTCCGAGAAGTTCGAGTTCCCGGTGGATATAGTGCTGACGATCTAA
- a CDS encoding preprotein translocase subunit Sec61beta: MARRRRNGDLNLFTAAGLLNFSREGEIERIKLSPKTVVIASIVIMGIVIVLNLLRI, from the coding sequence ATGGCGAGGAGGCGGAGGAACGGGGACCTCAACCTATTCACCGCCGCCGGTCTGCTGAACTTCTCTCGCGAGGGCGAGATCGAGAGGATAAAGCTGAGCCCCAAAACCGTCGTGATAGCCTCCATAGTGATCATGGGCATAGTCATAGTCCTCAACCTCTTGAGGATTTAA